CCGGGAGGCAGCTGGGAACAGGCTGGGCCCTGCAGCCCCGTGCCGCAGGCTGGCCTGGTGGGACGGCTGGTCAGTGCAGGGGGCTGCAGTCGCCTAAAAgtgccccgggcagggcagggccagtGCTGGTTTGCCCAGCCCAGCCATGCCAGGTTTCGGTTGTTCAGGCTCAGAGCAGGCAGAGTGGAGCTGCTGGCCAAcctgtcccgtcccgtcccatcccatccatcccatccagCTGTGTGCTGCCCATCAGTGCGGGGAGGACAGGGCCTGGGGCCACTGCCTGGCAGGGTGCCTGTGCTGGTGCCTGGTCCATcccagggctggtgtggcacagcgAGGAGACTGGGTGCCCTGCTCGGCTGCCCGGCTTGGCTCGCAGTGGCTGCCTCCACACTTGCTGCTGGCTAGTCCTCAGGCTGCCCCGAGTCCCTCTCTGGGGATGCCAGCCGATGGCCCGAGTGCACCTGGCCAGGCAGATGGGATCCAGGGACTCAGGGTAAGCAAGGCTGCAGCGGCGCATGCTCAGCCCTGGCTTGGCGGGCAGCCTCGCTGCACCTGCCTGGTGCCCGGCCCCGGGagacacggggtggggggagccacAGGACCACAGTGtcacagccctgctcctggccccCTGCCTCATGCCCCATTTTCTGTCCGGCTCCCAGCACTGCCACGCAACGACAGGGTCTAATCACCACTAAGAACACCTTCCCTGTCCAGGAAGCCTCCGCGGGGGTGAGCtcagccggccccagccccggcagcggggcagagGGGAACTGGCTGCCCATGACACGCTCAATCGGCTGCTTACGAAACGCAGGGTCAAGTCCGCTAGGCTTTTCTGGGGAAGGCGAGAGGTTTGTGAAACCTTTGGCAGGGATTTGCCCGTCGGCCGCCGCGTCACCGCTGCCGCGAGGTTGGGTTTATTCCAAGAAAcccgtggggctggcagagcttCCCGGACTCTCGACTCAGCAGCGTGTTGCAGCACCACCGTGGCCTGAACAGGAGGGAAGAGGCCCCCAAACGGCGGCGTGGGCGCCCGGGGCCCTTCTGGGAAGTGGCAAAGCCGGGGCCGTTCCCACAGGGATGGGAGGGCTGGGGTCCGGCCGGAGGTGTTGGGCacggctgctgcaggcagcctggcCGTTCTTCCCGGAGGGAAACTCCCCCACTCTGCCCCACTGTGGGGTGCTGCAAACCCCCTCACTCtgccgggggggtctgggggtgctcagcccccccccagggccccggTTCCCCATCCCCTGCTGTGCTGCCTTCTGCCAGAGAGCTGTGATGCTCCATGTCCCTCCCGAGGTGCTGCAAGCACCACAGGGGTGATGCTCCCCGCCAgctgggggctgctctgccctgtgGCACTGCTCCCACCCCATTCCGTAGCACGAGGCTGGGAGTCACCGGTGCTGCCGGGAGCCCTGACGTCGGGGATGTGCCTCGGCAGGGCCTGGCGGGTGGCCACCCGCGCGCATGGACATTCCTCACATAGCTCCGGCGGGTGCCCAGGCAGGCCGCGCGGCGCTTCCTGGCAGCCCGCGAGCCACGGCCCCGGAGAGCAGCGCCAAAATAGTCGCTGGGACCGTGCCGTGCCTGTGGCTCGAGCAGGCACATTTGCCATCCCTCTGCTCCGGGGCGATTCCTAAGGGAAGCCTTTTCCCAGCGCCTGGGGTTCCCCGGGCAGGAGCGCAGTGCATGATGCCTGGCACAATGCCCAcagtgcggggctgggggtgctgcgggggctgtgtgggtgctggaggggctgtgAAGCACAGGGTGCctgggcacagcctgctcctCACTACTGGGGGCTCTTTGGGATTgcagggggctgccccccccccggaGTTTCCCCCACGCCCCCCCGGACACCGCTCTCCAGCCAGGCATCGCGCTCCCCTCCGGCCAGCCGGAGCTGCAGGTTTATTCCCATGTCTGGTTCACACCCTCACGGCCGGTGCCTCCGTGGCAGGCAAGAGTAGGGGGCCAGGCACTCCTGGGGCTGGGAGACCCCCAGGGGaaatcctctccctcctcctcctcttgtacCCTTCCTTGGGCATCTGCTCTGGGTCAGGCTGGGGTCTGGAGGGTGGGGGTCTGCACAGGACAGCCCCGATGGCTTGAGGACGGAGCTTTTAACTCTATGCCATGGAGGGGAGCAGGACCTCGGCCTCCCTGCTTAACCCCCCCTCCCCTGCGCCCGCTGCACTCGCATTAGAAGCACCACAAATCCTTTCCTAACCCCTTGGTGCCCTGTTCCCACAGCTCTTCACCCCATCGCACGCCGCCTCCACTTTCCCCTCCCGAAACCGGGCTAGGGccaggctgggaggcaggacGGAGTCGCTGCAGAGCGCAGCACATTGCGGCACGAGCGCTGCGGAGCGGGGCTGTGCTTGGGGCTGTGCCACGGGCCAGCCTTGGCCACCAACTCGGCTCTTCTGAGTCCAGGGCGATGGGCCACGTCCCACAGTCCAGAGACAGTTCATGGTTGCACCACGTGCCTGGAGCTGGGAGCGGGCCCTGTCCCTGCAGTGCCTCACGGCTTGGCCCGGCCGGCAGAGCAACGTCGCAGGGCTCAGACATACCTGAGCGCTGGGGCAGCGCTTACGCACGCCAGGCTGTGAGTCACTGTGGCAGGATCACCCCGGCACGGAGAGCGGCTCCAGGAAGCCAGCGCTTACATGGTGTAAACACCATCCCAGCATCGCAGTGAGGGCAGCAGCCGGGGAGGGACGTGCACCATGCCAGGGGGGCCCGAGTGGCCTCAGGGGTGCAGGGGAGGAAACAACCACATCTGgggtttttcattaaaaaatagtgCTCTTTATTATAAATTATggaaacatttcctttctgaatataaatataaatatgtgcAAAGTTTCatctgagttttgttttggttgaatTTTCAAGCATGGTTTTGCTCAGCCCTTGAGGCTGGAGGTGAAGATGGAATCTTTATAAAAGACAGTGATTCACGTTGGCCTGTAAACATcccttcagttttaaaaaaaaaaaaaaaaaaaaaaagccagaaaaaccCAACCGCTTCTCCGGGCGGACGCAGAAAAGTGCTTGCAAAACGATGCGCTCCAGGGGATCCTCCCGCCGTGTTCCTGCGGGAATCGGTGCCCCCGCGGAGCAGTGTGGCCAGGGTCTGCGGGGAGCGGCCGGGCAGAGGTGCAGTGTGACACTCGGGAGTAACGGTCCAGCGGCAGCAccgggtccctggggtgctcttTGCAGACATGGTCGCGTGGGACTCTCAGCGGTGTCAGGACACGCTGTTTCCCCCCTGGCTCACAGCACGTCACCAGGACCGTTATCACGAAGTGTCACCAAACGATGTGCAGTAACCCAGACCATGGGGCAGGGAGAATATTAAGGCTTAGTCCCCTGGAAAAtggcaaggaggggaaaaaggcagCAACCTCCAAGTCTGGGGCCTGGTGTGAAAGGAGCTTCCACCCacaaggaggcagcaggaggtaAAGTACAGTACGGGCAAAAAACACTTTCCCCTTAAAACCGAGGAAAAGCGATCAGGCACTAGTTGGACTCCAGTGCTTTCCGTTCTCTGGTGGCAGAAGGGGGCTCTCGCCAGGACACCCCCAGGTGTGGTCCCGCCGTGGCAGCAGGGATGTGGCTGCCGGGGCGCACGTCCCTCCGTGCTGCGGGTGCCATCCTGGCTGCCCGAGCCGCTGGAGGCTTTGCTGACGGGCTCTCCCCGGCCACAACAGGAAGGTCTCTGCGCTGGGCACACTGTAACATCCACAGTCCGACCGGAGCAGCCTCCTTCCCCGCAGAGAGGGGGTGTCGAGCTTCCTCGGGGGGTCCCCCCAGCACCAAGGGCGCCAGGCTGTGCTGGCCACAGCCCCAGGCCCACCGCAGCTCGCCCCAgtccccctcctctccatcccagaGGGAGAGACTTGGCGTGCCCTGCACCGCCGGAGCGTTGTGCCTGTCCCCTGCTCTTGTGCTTGTAGCATGTAACCTCGCTCTGCTGGCCCTTTAGAGGGGGGCATCGTACTGGTCCAGGAACTCCTTGATGGGAGCCGGCAGCTGAGTCATCTTCTCGTAGGAGTCCAGGTGCCCATTGACGGTCTTGCGGCAGAGGTGCTGCAGGGTAGAGACGCTGGAGGAGAGTGGGCGGCTCAGCACCAGGGGGATCTTCTCGCCGCCCGAGTAGATGTAGTAGGTGCGCTTAGGGTGCAGGGCCCCCCCTGGCTGCTCGGGGATGGCGCAAGGTGCGGGCGGCATGTAGTGATGTACCAGCTTGAGCACGCAGTCAAAGCGGGGCACGGGCTGGGTGCTGCGAGGGTCGCTCTGCAGGGAGAAGCTGCCGCCCTCGCACTGGATGCGCAGGTTCTTGGTGCCCGACTCCGTCTTAACGCTGAGGGTGAAGAAGTGCCGCTGGTCCGAGCTGTCCCTGATGAGGAAGGTGCCGGCTGGCTCGGTGCTCAGCAGCAGGTTGGCCTCGCCGCCCGTCACTGTGCTCCAGTAGAAGCCGCTCTCCTGCAGCTTGCGCACGGTGTTCACCACCAGCTGGTACTCGCTCTTGGAGCTGAAGGTCTTGAGGCGCAGGCTGGTGTCGAGGGGGCGGCTCATCCCGGCAGCGGGGAACTTGCTGTGGGTGACCATGGCGCAGGGAGCCAGCTTTGCGCGctcggggtgctgctgctgggagcagcggCTGCTACACCATCACCTGCGGCAGAGTTGGCAGTGAGCCACAGCACCCCTGGTCCCCGGCTCTCCCTTCCCGGGGACACCGGCATCCCCCGACCCTTGCTATCCCACCCCCCGCGGGGCACCGGCATCCCCAGTCTCCGTCTATTGCCCTGCCGGGGCACCGGCATCCCCGGCTAGCCCACTCCCTGGGGAGCACCGGCATCCCCAGTCCCCGGCTATCCTCTCACAGCGAGGCACCGGCTCCGCTGGCTCCCGGCTATCTCCCTCCCGGGGGGCACCGGCAGCCGCGGTCCCGGGCTATCCCCTCCCGGGGGGCACCGGCAGCCGCGGTGCCCGGCTATCCCTCCCCACGGGACGCACCGGtccccgcctccccctccccgggcccgTCCCGTCCCAACCCACCCCGGGCAGCGCCGTACCTGGGGCGcgggtgccggggccggggccggtctcggcggcggcggcgacggcggcggggccggtgcgcggcggcgggcggcggcggagctgccggggccgcccggggAGGCCTCTTATAGCGGGCGCAGAGCCCGCCCTCGGGTTCCTGGAACTGCGCGGCTTCTTGTAACGCTCCCCggcgccctcccgccgccccgcccggcccggcccgcctcgGCGCGCCGCCAGCCACCGCCGGCCCATtccgggcagcgcggccgccccctcccgctccccttcACGCTCTTTCCTTCTAAGAAGAGGAGAGTCCCGGCCGCGGCCACCCCACCCTCCccgccctcctctccctcctctccctgccgggAGAGCCCGGTCCGGCCAGGCCGGGTTGCCCcgagccggggcgcgggggcgagggcagccccggggccgccgtggcccccccacccccccgggccgCGGGACACCCTCACCGGGGTGGGAGTCCTGCCCGCGGGCGGCCCCCGCGGAGGGTGATAGCTGGGGACCGGGGACAGGAAGGCACTGCGAAGCCCCCGCGCCTttgctggggggggcacccggaccccgTCCGGGCAGAGGCGCCGGAGGAGGCGTGGGCTCACCCTGCCGAGGCGGTTTGGGCCCGGCTGGCGGGGCACACTGGAGTGGGGCACACCGGAGtggggctgcagtggggaagCGGTCCAGCGTCCCCTCATCGCTGGCCTTTATTTCAACTACAACGTGCCAGGCTACCGCCGGCCTCGGCTACACTTCCCAGGAGACCTGTGGGGAAGAAAACCCCCCTCGATCTACACATCTGGGGACAATAAGGGGCGAATACTGTCCCGAGGCTGTACCTGGAGGCTCTCAGGGGCCGGCCAGGTCGGCAACGGCGTGGCcaccctgcccgcagcccggctCCCGGGCGGCCATGCCCCACCAGGGCAGCGACGCatggtggcggcggcggctcccgtgGTGCCTGTGGTCGGCGGCTGGGGACAGCGCTGGCTCCAGGAGCCCTGGGATGCTCTGTGCGGTTGGTGCTTTGGCACCCGGCGCTGAGAGGGCAGGGGCCGAGGCGCCCGTCTGCGGAGCCGTCGCGGGCTGGTGGGGAGCCGCTGCGAGGCTGAGAAGCCGGGGCCCTCCTTCCCCTGGCTGGGTGTCCCCCGTGCAGACGCGGTGGGGCTCTGGCCCGAAGGGATTTCCTCATCCCTTTGGCCTGGCTTGGGTCTGGCAGCCGGAGCCGGCAGCCGCTGTGCCAGTGCCCTGGGAGAGGACCGTGCCTGGCCTGGCAGAGCGGGCAGCGAGCAGAGCCGAGGGGGGACCGGGACCCCCCTTTCCCACCTGGTTTCTGTGCATTTTCGTTTGGCAATTGTCAGTTTCGACCTCGAAAACAAACCAGACTTTGTcagtggattttattttaaatagtttaatTTGCCCTGGaggagctgccgccgccgccgctgcctctGCCAGTCAGGAATAAACACAAGAAGAGCAGTTCTGGGAAGTGAGGCTGCGGTGAACCAGCTGGTCTGAAATGCAAACGAGCTCTGGAGCTCTGCCTGAGGCAGGAGTGGTGAAACacaggggaggggacggggaggggagcggggcgggaggctccggccgggggccggggccaggcggcGCCTCCGTCCCCCCCTGAGCGGGACGGGCTTCCCGCAGCCGGGGCTGGGCGGCAGAAACGCGGCTCTGCCGGGCACGGCGGCgggacccccgccccccccagggctccGCCTCGCCCTGCCCGGTGTGGGAAGCCACGGGGACACGGCGGGGACCCCGGCGGCGGGGCACAGCGCTCCCCTCCATGGCCGTAGACCAAGCCCTTCTCCGTCCCCGGGGGtgggctgccggggcgggcggccgcggtcGGCACACGCCGATTGCGCCGCGGGAAGAAGCCGTGTCCTTCCCATCGGAGCCGTTCGCCCGGGGCCGGGATCGccaaggagggaggggagaggcgaaGGGCTCTAGAGATCGGGGGGGCCGAAACTGCCGGGACGGCGATGCAGTTCCCGGGGCTCGGGCTGCAGCTTCCCGAGTGTGCCGGGAGGCGCGTGTACAGCCGTCCTGCGTGTACAGAGAGCCCTTCCCCAGGTCCCCCCGCCAGCAGCGGCGTTCGCCTTTGGAGCGGCCTCGCCGCGCCGCCACCGCGGGCTGTGCGCTCGAAGGGGGCCGGCAGCCGCTCGCAGGCCGGGCTGAACCGCGGTGAATCACTGCAGACGCCGAGTCTgcccgccggccgggccgggctgggctgggccgggccgggctgggccgggccggggcctcCCGCCAGCAGCGGgctcgggcagggctggggctgcgggccagggaggcgccgggccgggccgcccagGCCGGGGGTCTGCGGCGCCGCCTGCCGCGCCGCGCTCGCCCGAGACTGGGGGGTGACCGGCCGGGGGAGGGACCCgggcggcccgcggcggcggcccggaAACGGAagcgcggggcgggcgcgtcGCCATGGCAGCGGCCGGAAGCGGAAGGCGCGCGGGGctgatggcggcggcggcggcggggggcgcggcgctGTGGCGGCGGCTGTCGGCCTGGCTGCCGCGGGGCCGCCTGGGCCTGGCCGCGCTGCTCGGCCGCCTCTCCGACCGCCTGTCCCGCGGCCGCGACCGCCGCGCCCGCAGGTAgggagccgcgccgagccgagcccagccgggTTCCTCCCggcgcggcgggcgaggggccgcGCTCCCGCTCCCGTGCctgccgccgggccgcccccccgggccgcggcgggcgggagcccTCGGCCGCCTCCGGTGTCGGTCTTGCGTTATCCGGGAAGGCCCGGCCGCCCGGGTGGG
This window of the Calonectris borealis chromosome 20, bCalBor7.hap1.2, whole genome shotgun sequence genome carries:
- the SOCS3 gene encoding suppressor of cytokine signaling 3 — its product is MVTHSKFPAAGMSRPLDTSLRLKTFSSKSEYQLVVNTVRKLQESGFYWSTVTGGEANLLLSTEPAGTFLIRDSSDQRHFFTLSVKTESGTKNLRIQCEGGSFSLQSDPRSTQPVPRFDCVLKLVHHYMPPAPCAIPEQPGGALHPKRTYYIYSGGEKIPLVLSRPLSSSVSTLQHLCRKTVNGHLDSYEKMTQLPAPIKEFLDQYDAPL